In Cupriavidus sp. EM10, the genomic window GGCAATGCCGCGGTCACGGTGCCGTCGCCATTGCTTTGGGTGGCGGCCTCATCGGCAACCTTTTCGGCCGGCTTGTCGTTTGCCGGGGTTTCCGCCGTGGCCTTGCTATGGGCATCGAACCAGGCCTTGGCGTGGTCGTAGCCAAAATAGACGCCTGCGGCAACCAGGGCCAGCACGCAAACCAGCCAGATCCAGCGGCCGCCGGCGCCGCCGGTTCCCTTGCCGCCGAAACGCTTCCGGTCGTCGAAAGTCTGGTTCAGCGCGCCTTCGTGACGGCGCGTGATGCCGGTCACCGGCGTCGCCTGCGCCCGCGCATGGTACTGGCCAAGCAGGCCGTCGATATCGATCTGGAGCGTACGCGCGTAAGCCCGCATCACGCCCTTGGCGAACGTCACGTCCATGAGGCTGGACACATCGCCCGCCTCGATCGCCACAAGCTTGTTCGGCGCCACCTTCAGGCGTGCGCCGACATCCTCCAGCGACAGCCGTTGTGCTTCGCGACCCTCTTTCAGTTGTGCCCCGATCTCGCGGGCCACTGCCTCGCGGTCAGAGTCTGTCGCGCCGCCGGCAACTTGCGTTGCGGCCTGGCTACCGGCGCGCTCTTCTTCATTCATCCCAAGCTCCTCTCTCGTATGCGGTCAGTTCGCGCGAATCGGGGAAACGGTTACGCAGTTCCGCGATCATCGCGCCCTGCGTCTGGGTATCGCCTTGCCGATGGGCAATGCGCGCACCCAGCCAGAGGGATTGCGCGCTGGCAAAGGGGCTCGCGTTGACGCGGCCGGCAAACTGGCGGGCCTGTCCCATGTCCCCGCGCTGGAAATTCAGTTGCGCGAGATTCATGAGCACTGACGGATCATTGCGGTCATATCCGTAGGCCGTTTGCAAACTTTTTTCCGCCTCGGCCAGCTTGCCGTTTCGCATCTCGCAAATGCCGAGGTTCGTCAGCGGCTTGATCGGCCCGGTGGCCGAAGGGGTCTGCACCGCGCGCTGCAGCGTGGCCTTGCCCTCGGCATAGCGGTTGGTCTGGCACAGGAACCAGCCGTAGTTGTTCAGTACGTCCGGATCGTTCGACCGCATGTTCAGGGCGGTACGGAAGCTGTCATCCGCCAGCGCGTTCTCGTTCATGCCCATGTAGATCAGGGCGCGCACGTGATAGGCGTCGGCGTTCGACGGATCGATGGTGATGGCCTGCTTGACCTCGTCGAGCGCCACCGGATACTGGCGCGCCTCCAGGTATTGCGTGGCGAGGCGCAGCCGCAGCGATGCGCGCTTGTCGGCGGCAGTCTGGTCGGAAGCGGTCTTGATGTCTTGCGTGGGCCCGGCGGGCAGCGTGCACGCGGACAGCATCAACAGCCCTGACAGGGCAGCGACAAGCAGACGGGTCATGCAGGACGGGCCTCCCGAGCGGCGCCGGCAACCACCGGAACCAGTGGCGTGATCTTGCCGAACTTGCCGCGCTCGGCCAGACGGGTACGATCCATGACCTCGCCGGCGAGTTGCCCGCAGGCGGCGTCGATGTCGTCGCCCCGGGTCTTGCGGATCGTCGTGACGATGCCCGCGTCCATCAACACCTGGGCGAAGCGGCGGATCTGCTCGTTGTTCGAGCGCTTCAGCCCCGATTCCGGGAACGGGTTGAACGGGATCAGGTTGAACTTGCAGGGCACGTCGGCCACAAGCTTCAGCAGTTCCCGCGCATGCTCGACGGTGTCGTTGACGCCGTCCAGCATGCAGTATTCGAAGGTAATGAAATCGCGCGGCGCGAATTCCAGGTAGCGGCGGCATGCCGCCATCAGCTCGGCCAGCGGGTACTTGCGGTTCAGCGGCACCAGCACGTCGCGCAGCGCATCGTTCGAAGCGTGCAGCGACACGGCCAGCGCCACGGGCAGGTCTTTCGACAGGCGGTCCATCATCGGCACCACGCCGGACGTGGACAGCGTCACGCGGCGGCGCGACAGCCCGTATGCGTTGTCGTCGAGCATCAGGCGCATGGCCGGCACGACGGCATCGTAGTTCAGCAGCGGCTCGCCCATCCCCATCATCACCACGTTGGAGATGACACGGTCGTCCTTCGGACCCCGGCCCAGCTGGGCACGCATGGCGAACTCCGCCATCCACAGCTGGCCAATGATTTCGCCGGTCGTCAGGTTGCGGGAAAAACCCTGCTTGCCGGTCGAACAGAACCGGCAGTTTACGGCACATCCCGCCTGCGACGACACGCACAGCGTACCGCGCGTGTCCTCGGGGATGTAGACCGTCTCCACCGCGTTGCCGGCGCCAACGTCGAGCAGCCATTTGCGCGTGCCATCGCCCGACAGGTTGTCGGTGATGATGGCCGGCGACCGGATCTCGGCCCGCGTCGCGAGCTTTTCGCGCAGCGACTTGGCGAGATCCGACATGGCGTCGAAGTGGCTGGCACCGAACTGGTGGATCCAGCGTTGCAGCTGCCGCGCACGGAACGGCTTCTCGCCGAGCTCGCCGCAATAGGCGGTGAGCGCGTCCGCGTCGAGGTCGAGCAGGTTGACGAGATTGTTCATGACGGCAGTTCCAGCTTGACTACAGGTTCAGTCGTGAGTGTCAGAAGACAATCAGCGGCTGTAAACGTTCATGCCCGGGAAGAAGAAAGCCACTTCCACGGCAGCCGTTTCAGCGGCGTCCGAGCCGTGCACGGCGTTGGCGTCGATGCTGTCGGCGAAATCGGCGCGGATCGTGCCCTTTTCAGCCTTCTTCGGGTCGGTGGCGCCCATCAGGTCGCGGTGCTTGGCGATGGCGTTCTCGCCTTCCAGGGCCTGGATGATGACCGGGCCCGAAACCATGAAGTCCACCAGGTCCTTGAAGAACGGGCGGGCCTTGTGCACTGCGTAGAACTGCTCGGCTTCGCCGCGCGACAGATGAACCATCTTGGCAGCAACGATCTTCAGGCCGGCGGCCTCGAAACGGGCGTAGATCTGGCCGATAACGTTCTTGGCCACGGCATCCGGCTTGATAATCGACAGGGTGCGTTCGATCGCCATGAAAAACTCCGAAAATGAAGGGGTTACAAATGGATTAAACGTGCAATTCTAGCACGACCGCATGGCGGATTCGAGCACGCGTGCCAATGGCTTTGACGATCCGTGCCGGAGGTGGCGCGGGCGCAGAAATTGTTATTTATAAATCACATTACATTAATGAAATGTGGGAACGGCGGCGCAAACCTTTCGTCAAATATCTGCGTTTTCGGAAAACAACTAAAGACAAGGGTTATTGTGTGGACAAAGGCCCTTGCAAATCCGCAGGCGCGATGCCACATTGGCGCTGTGCCGTCGGGTTGTCCCGGCGCCTCACATAGATCTGATGACAGGAGTCACGATGAACAACAAGCTGAATACTTACGGATTCGGCAATAGTGCTGCGGGCGTCACCGACGTTGCCACCCGCAACCGGGTCCTACGCAACACCTACTGGCTGCTGGCCATTTCGATGATCCCGACCGTGCTCGGCGCGTGGATCGGCGTGGCCGCCGGTTTCGCCGGCCTGGTCGCGGGCAGCCCGGGCATGTCGGCCCTGCTGTTCCTGGCCGTCGCCTTCGGCTTCATGTTCGCGATCGAGAAGACCAAGAACAGCAGCATGGGCGTGGTCTTGCTGCTGGCCTTCACGTTCTTCATGGGACTGATGCTGGCGCGCATCCTGAGCCTGACACTGTCTTTCTCGAACGGCCCGGCGCTGATCATGTACGCGTTTGGCGGCACCGCGGCGGTATTTGGCGTGATGGCCACGCTGGCGACGGTCAGCAAGCGCGATTTCTCGGGCCTGGCCAAGTTCCTGTTCGTCGGCGTGATCCTGCTGATCCTGGCCAGCATTGCCAATATCTGGCTGCAACTGCCGGCACTGATGATCACGCTGTCGGTCATCGCCATCGCGATCTTCTCGATCTTCATCCTGATCGACGTGCAGCGCGTGGTGAATGGCGGCGAGACCAACTACGTCACCGCCACGCTGGCCATCTACCTGGACGTGTACAACGTCTTTGTGAACCTGCTGGCCCTGTTGGGCATCTTCGGCGGCAACCGCGACTGAGTCGCGCCGCCGAAATGAAAATAGCCGCCCTCGGGCGGCTATTTTTTGGCTGATCGGCTACGTCAGTCCAGTTCGAAGACGGCGATCGATTCGACGTGCGACGTATGCGGGAACATGTTGACCACGCCCGCCCCGGCCAGGCGGTAGCCCGCTTCATGCACCAGCAGGCCGGCATCGCGGGCCAGCGTGGCCGGGCTGCACGACACGTAGACGATACGCTTCGGCAGCACATCGCTGCCCGCCTGATGCAGTTCCCCCAGCGCCTTGCACACGGCCAGCGCGCCTTCGCGCGGCGGATCCACCAGCCAGCGGTCGAAACGGCCCAGCGCGGCGATATCCTCGGCGGTCACCTCGAACAGGTTGCGGCAGGCAAACGACGTCTTGTCGGCCAGTCCGTTGTATCCGGCATTGGCCAGCGCACGCGTCGTCAGCGCTTCGCTGCCTTCGATGCCCATCACGGACGCGCCCTGCGTGGCCAGCGGCAGCGTGAAGTTGCCGATGCCGCAGAACAGGTCGAGCAGGCGGTCGGTGGGCTGTGCGTCCAGCAGGCGCAGCGCCCGGCCGATCAGCACACGATTGATCTGGTGGTTGACCTGCGTGAAATCGGTCGGCTTGAACGGCATGCGGATGCCGAACTCTGGCAGCGTGTAG contains:
- a CDS encoding RodZ domain-containing protein → MNEEERAGSQAATQVAGGATDSDREAVAREIGAQLKEGREAQRLSLEDVGARLKVAPNKLVAIEAGDVSSLMDVTFAKGVMRAYARTLQIDIDGLLGQYHARAQATPVTGITRRHEGALNQTFDDRKRFGGKGTGGAGGRWIWLVCVLALVAAGVYFGYDHAKAWFDAHSKATAETPANDKPAEKVADEAATQSNGDGTVTAALPPVMAGNDSPAPSEAAPAEPAAKAETAEPAKKNAPVPAAPVPAATTSSGMPLATGGAVNLTQDAPAKPAAPAAVPTVATPAAAAAPVVSGDGAVQIRFASDTWYEVRDRTGKVILGGTAKGGDAVAGSGAGGPYKVILGNVKGVESLAHNGTPVNFKSADRNNVARLTLQ
- the pilW gene encoding type IV pilus biogenesis/stability protein PilW, which gives rise to MTRLLVAALSGLLMLSACTLPAGPTQDIKTASDQTAADKRASLRLRLATQYLEARQYPVALDEVKQAITIDPSNADAYHVRALIYMGMNENALADDSFRTALNMRSNDPDVLNNYGWFLCQTNRYAEGKATLQRAVQTPSATGPIKPLTNLGICEMRNGKLAEAEKSLQTAYGYDRNDPSVLMNLAQLNFQRGDMGQARQFAGRVNASPFASAQSLWLGARIAHRQGDTQTQGAMIAELRNRFPDSRELTAYERGAWDE
- the rlmN gene encoding 23S rRNA (adenine(2503)-C(2))-methyltransferase RlmN — its product is MNNLVNLLDLDADALTAYCGELGEKPFRARQLQRWIHQFGASHFDAMSDLAKSLREKLATRAEIRSPAIITDNLSGDGTRKWLLDVGAGNAVETVYIPEDTRGTLCVSSQAGCAVNCRFCSTGKQGFSRNLTTGEIIGQLWMAEFAMRAQLGRGPKDDRVISNVVMMGMGEPLLNYDAVVPAMRLMLDDNAYGLSRRRVTLSTSGVVPMMDRLSKDLPVALAVSLHASNDALRDVLVPLNRKYPLAELMAACRRYLEFAPRDFITFEYCMLDGVNDTVEHARELLKLVADVPCKFNLIPFNPFPESGLKRSNNEQIRRFAQVLMDAGIVTTIRKTRGDDIDAACGQLAGEVMDRTRLAERGKFGKITPLVPVVAGAAREARPA
- the ndk gene encoding nucleoside-diphosphate kinase, producing the protein MAIERTLSIIKPDAVAKNVIGQIYARFEAAGLKIVAAKMVHLSRGEAEQFYAVHKARPFFKDLVDFMVSGPVIIQALEGENAIAKHRDLMGATDPKKAEKGTIRADFADSIDANAVHGSDAAETAAVEVAFFFPGMNVYSR
- a CDS encoding Bax inhibitor-1/YccA family protein, with protein sequence MNNKLNTYGFGNSAAGVTDVATRNRVLRNTYWLLAISMIPTVLGAWIGVAAGFAGLVAGSPGMSALLFLAVAFGFMFAIEKTKNSSMGVVLLLAFTFFMGLMLARILSLTLSFSNGPALIMYAFGGTAAVFGVMATLATVSKRDFSGLAKFLFVGVILLILASIANIWLQLPALMITLSVIAIAIFSIFILIDVQRVVNGGETNYVTATLAIYLDVYNVFVNLLALLGIFGGNRD